From Acinonyx jubatus isolate Ajub_Pintada_27869175 chromosome B2, VMU_Ajub_asm_v1.0, whole genome shotgun sequence, a single genomic window includes:
- the IRF4 gene encoding interferon regulatory factor 4 isoform X3 has translation MNLEGSGRGGEFGMSSVSCGNGKLRQWLIDQIDSGKYPGLVWENEEKSIFRIPWKHAGKQDYNREEDAALFKAWALFKGKFREGIDKPDPPTWKTRLRCALNKSNDFEELVERSQLDISDPYKVYRIVPEGAKKGAKQLTLEDPQMTVSHPYTMTAPYTSLPAQQVHNYMMPPHDRSWREYVPDQPHPEIPYQCPVTFGPRSHHWQGPACENDCRLHICLYYREILVKELTTSSPEGCRISHGHTYDATNLDQVLFPYPEDNGQRKNIEKLLSHLERGVVLWMAPDGLYAKRLCQSRIYWDGPLALCSDRPNKLERDQTCKLFDTQQFLAELQAFAHHGRPLPRFQVTLCFGEEFPDPQRQRKLITAHVEPLLARQLYYFAQQNSGHFLRGYDLPEHVSSPEDYHRSIRHSSIQE, from the exons ATGAACCTGGAGGGCAGCGGCCGAGGCGGAGAGTTCGGCATGAGCTCGGTGAGCTGCGGCAACGGGAAACTCCGCCAGTGGCTGATTGACCAGATCGACAGCGGCAAGTACCCAGGGCTGGTGTGGGAGAACGAGGAGAAAAGCATCTTCCGCATCCCCTGGAAGCACGCGGGCAAGCAAGACTACAACCGCGAGGAGGACGCCGCCCTCTTCAAG GCTTGGGCACTATTTAAAGGAAAGTTCCGAGAAGGCATAGATAAGCCAGACCCTCCTACCTGGAAGACACGCTTACGATGTGCTTTGAACAAGAGCAATGACTTTGAGGAACTGGTTGAGAGAAGCCAGCTGGACATCTCAGACCCCTACAAAGTATACAGGATTGTTCCTGAGGGTGCAAAAAAAG GAGCAAAGCAGCTCACCCTGGAGGACCCACAGATGACCGTGAGCCACCCCTACACCATGACAGCTCCTTATACCTCACTCCCAGCTCAG CAGGTTCATAACTACATGATGCCACCCCATGACCGAAGCTGGAGGGAGTACGTCCCTGATCAGCCTCACCCAGAAATCCCATATCAATGTCCTGTAACGTTTGGACCCCGTAGCCACCACTGGCAAGGCCCAGCTTGTGAAAATG ACTGTCGACTCCACATCTGTTTGTACTACCGAGAGATCCTGGTGAAAGAGCTAACCACATCTAGCCCTGAAGGGTGTCGGATCTCCCATGGGCATACCTATGACGCCACTAACCTGGACCAGGTCCTTTTCCCCTACCCAGAGGACAATGGCCAGAGGAAAAACATTGAGAAACTTCTGAGTCACCTGGAAAGGGGTGTGGTCCTGTGGATGGCCCCTGATGGGCTTTATGCCAAAAGACTATGCCAGAGCAGAATCTACTGGGATGGGCCCCTGGCACTGTGCAGTGACCGGCCCAACAAGTTGGAGAGGGACCAGACCTGCAAGCTCTTTGACACACAGCAATTTTTAGCAG AGCTACAAGCATTTGCTCACCATGGCCGTCCCCTGCCAAGATTCCAGGTAACTCTGTGCTTTGGGGAAGAGTTTCCAGATCCTCAGAGGCAAAGGAAGCTCATCACTGCTCAC gtcgAACCTCTACTAGCCAGACAACTGTATTATTTTGCTCAGCAGAACAGTGGACATTTCCTGAGGGGCTATGATTTACCTGAACATGTTAGCAGTCCAGAGGATTATCATAGATCTATTCGCCACTCCTCCATTCAAGAATGA
- the IRF4 gene encoding interferon regulatory factor 4 isoform X1, with protein MNLEGSGRGGEFGMSSVSCGNGKLRQWLIDQIDSGKYPGLVWENEEKSIFRIPWKHAGKQDYNREEDAALFKAWALFKGKFREGIDKPDPPTWKTRLRCALNKSNDFEELVERSQLDISDPYKVYRIVPEGAKKGAKQLTLEDPQMTVSHPYTMTAPYTSLPAQQVHNYMMPPHDRSWREYVPDQPHPEIPYQCPVTFGPRSHHWQGPACENGCQVTGTFYACAPPESQAPGIPIEPSIRSAEALALSDCRLHICLYYREILVKELTTSSPEGCRISHGHTYDATNLDQVLFPYPEDNGQRKNIEKLLSHLERGVVLWMAPDGLYAKRLCQSRIYWDGPLALCSDRPNKLERDQTCKLFDTQQFLAELQAFAHHGRPLPRFQVTLCFGEEFPDPQRQRKLITAHVEPLLARQLYYFAQQNSGHFLRGYDLPEHVSSPEDYHRSIRHSSIQE; from the exons ATGAACCTGGAGGGCAGCGGCCGAGGCGGAGAGTTCGGCATGAGCTCGGTGAGCTGCGGCAACGGGAAACTCCGCCAGTGGCTGATTGACCAGATCGACAGCGGCAAGTACCCAGGGCTGGTGTGGGAGAACGAGGAGAAAAGCATCTTCCGCATCCCCTGGAAGCACGCGGGCAAGCAAGACTACAACCGCGAGGAGGACGCCGCCCTCTTCAAG GCTTGGGCACTATTTAAAGGAAAGTTCCGAGAAGGCATAGATAAGCCAGACCCTCCTACCTGGAAGACACGCTTACGATGTGCTTTGAACAAGAGCAATGACTTTGAGGAACTGGTTGAGAGAAGCCAGCTGGACATCTCAGACCCCTACAAAGTATACAGGATTGTTCCTGAGGGTGCAAAAAAAG GAGCAAAGCAGCTCACCCTGGAGGACCCACAGATGACCGTGAGCCACCCCTACACCATGACAGCTCCTTATACCTCACTCCCAGCTCAG CAGGTTCATAACTACATGATGCCACCCCATGACCGAAGCTGGAGGGAGTACGTCCCTGATCAGCCTCACCCAGAAATCCCATATCAATGTCCTGTAACGTTTGGACCCCGTAGCCACCACTGGCAAGGCCCAGCTTGTGAAAATG GTTGCCAGGTGACAGGAACCTTTTATGCTTGTGCCCCACCTGAGTCCCAGGCCCCCGGAATCCCCATAGAGCCAAGCATAAGGTCTGCTGAAGCCTTGGCGCTCTCAG ACTGTCGACTCCACATCTGTTTGTACTACCGAGAGATCCTGGTGAAAGAGCTAACCACATCTAGCCCTGAAGGGTGTCGGATCTCCCATGGGCATACCTATGACGCCACTAACCTGGACCAGGTCCTTTTCCCCTACCCAGAGGACAATGGCCAGAGGAAAAACATTGAGAAACTTCTGAGTCACCTGGAAAGGGGTGTGGTCCTGTGGATGGCCCCTGATGGGCTTTATGCCAAAAGACTATGCCAGAGCAGAATCTACTGGGATGGGCCCCTGGCACTGTGCAGTGACCGGCCCAACAAGTTGGAGAGGGACCAGACCTGCAAGCTCTTTGACACACAGCAATTTTTAGCAG AGCTACAAGCATTTGCTCACCATGGCCGTCCCCTGCCAAGATTCCAGGTAACTCTGTGCTTTGGGGAAGAGTTTCCAGATCCTCAGAGGCAAAGGAAGCTCATCACTGCTCAC gtcgAACCTCTACTAGCCAGACAACTGTATTATTTTGCTCAGCAGAACAGTGGACATTTCCTGAGGGGCTATGATTTACCTGAACATGTTAGCAGTCCAGAGGATTATCATAGATCTATTCGCCACTCCTCCATTCAAGAATGA
- the IRF4 gene encoding interferon regulatory factor 4 isoform X2, producing the protein MNLEGSGRGGEFGMSSVSCGNGKLRQWLIDQIDSGKYPGLVWENEEKSIFRIPWKHAGKQDYNREEDAALFKAWALFKGKFREGIDKPDPPTWKTRLRCALNKSNDFEELVERSQLDISDPYKVYRIVPEGAKKGAKQLTLEDPQMTVSHPYTMTAPYTSLPAQVHNYMMPPHDRSWREYVPDQPHPEIPYQCPVTFGPRSHHWQGPACENGCQVTGTFYACAPPESQAPGIPIEPSIRSAEALALSDCRLHICLYYREILVKELTTSSPEGCRISHGHTYDATNLDQVLFPYPEDNGQRKNIEKLLSHLERGVVLWMAPDGLYAKRLCQSRIYWDGPLALCSDRPNKLERDQTCKLFDTQQFLAELQAFAHHGRPLPRFQVTLCFGEEFPDPQRQRKLITAHVEPLLARQLYYFAQQNSGHFLRGYDLPEHVSSPEDYHRSIRHSSIQE; encoded by the exons ATGAACCTGGAGGGCAGCGGCCGAGGCGGAGAGTTCGGCATGAGCTCGGTGAGCTGCGGCAACGGGAAACTCCGCCAGTGGCTGATTGACCAGATCGACAGCGGCAAGTACCCAGGGCTGGTGTGGGAGAACGAGGAGAAAAGCATCTTCCGCATCCCCTGGAAGCACGCGGGCAAGCAAGACTACAACCGCGAGGAGGACGCCGCCCTCTTCAAG GCTTGGGCACTATTTAAAGGAAAGTTCCGAGAAGGCATAGATAAGCCAGACCCTCCTACCTGGAAGACACGCTTACGATGTGCTTTGAACAAGAGCAATGACTTTGAGGAACTGGTTGAGAGAAGCCAGCTGGACATCTCAGACCCCTACAAAGTATACAGGATTGTTCCTGAGGGTGCAAAAAAAG GAGCAAAGCAGCTCACCCTGGAGGACCCACAGATGACCGTGAGCCACCCCTACACCATGACAGCTCCTTATACCTCACTCCCAGCTCAG GTTCATAACTACATGATGCCACCCCATGACCGAAGCTGGAGGGAGTACGTCCCTGATCAGCCTCACCCAGAAATCCCATATCAATGTCCTGTAACGTTTGGACCCCGTAGCCACCACTGGCAAGGCCCAGCTTGTGAAAATG GTTGCCAGGTGACAGGAACCTTTTATGCTTGTGCCCCACCTGAGTCCCAGGCCCCCGGAATCCCCATAGAGCCAAGCATAAGGTCTGCTGAAGCCTTGGCGCTCTCAG ACTGTCGACTCCACATCTGTTTGTACTACCGAGAGATCCTGGTGAAAGAGCTAACCACATCTAGCCCTGAAGGGTGTCGGATCTCCCATGGGCATACCTATGACGCCACTAACCTGGACCAGGTCCTTTTCCCCTACCCAGAGGACAATGGCCAGAGGAAAAACATTGAGAAACTTCTGAGTCACCTGGAAAGGGGTGTGGTCCTGTGGATGGCCCCTGATGGGCTTTATGCCAAAAGACTATGCCAGAGCAGAATCTACTGGGATGGGCCCCTGGCACTGTGCAGTGACCGGCCCAACAAGTTGGAGAGGGACCAGACCTGCAAGCTCTTTGACACACAGCAATTTTTAGCAG AGCTACAAGCATTTGCTCACCATGGCCGTCCCCTGCCAAGATTCCAGGTAACTCTGTGCTTTGGGGAAGAGTTTCCAGATCCTCAGAGGCAAAGGAAGCTCATCACTGCTCAC gtcgAACCTCTACTAGCCAGACAACTGTATTATTTTGCTCAGCAGAACAGTGGACATTTCCTGAGGGGCTATGATTTACCTGAACATGTTAGCAGTCCAGAGGATTATCATAGATCTATTCGCCACTCCTCCATTCAAGAATGA